Part of the Falco cherrug isolate bFalChe1 chromosome 6, bFalChe1.pri, whole genome shotgun sequence genome is shown below.
TTTATACAGTTCCAGGATCCAACAGAAATACTAAAAGTTATGAACATCCTCTGGAATCAACTGCCTCGATCAGCAGAAGTTGATGACCTCCAGCAAGAAAAAatttcagagctgctcttcctaTGCTGCGTGTTGGTGGTACCTCAAGACACATGCTGGTAGTTAAAAGCATGTGCAATTGGCAGGATTCAGCTACAAATTCAGGCACACAAATTTCGGTGTCTGACTGCAAGTGTTTGTATGTGCCCCAGTGACATAATTCAGTTGGCTAGCTCTTGAGTATTTTGAGCATCTTTGAGATGCTTTATGACAGCTGATGCTCAATGAGTAGCCCAGAAGAGTGTTGGTCTCCCACTGGGCCTCTGAATGTCAGAAAGGTATATCAAATATTCTAAGATGCCTAAAGTTGGACTAGACACCCATGCCTAGGCAAGTAAGTAGAGGTTTAATCTACACTGTCATTAGTCAGTGGTCATTATTCTTTGTCGTTATTCATTATTCTTCTGAATACAGACAGTGGAGCCTAGACAACAATTTGACTCAACCTGAATAGACTTAGGTTTGTTCAGCAGTGACTGAACCCTGCCTTTAGCGTCATTTCAGACACCATGCAGCACTGGAGATACCTGCACAGGGTTAACAAATGTGACATACAGAGATTTGTTGCCTTCTGATGAGGAAGGGCACTACTTGCCTTCAGCCAAGTGAATAGAGGCTCTGTTGTATTTTATATCATAGGCAACCTGTCTTTGATAGTTGTGCTGCTCAAGGAACAACCTTAGTCATGTCATTATCCCCCTAGTAGGTTCCTGTGCAAAAGTCTTATCAGCTTTGGCATATACATGACTTCCATCTGCCCTCCCATGGCCTTCAGTGATAGCATCCTCGGTTTTGCTCCCAATACATGTCTATATTTGGACACTTGACTGAGGGACAATATAGGTATCACAGCCTCTGCCAAATTTTAAGTGAGCTTTTAGGCTGGTGTGAAAATAGCGAGACTTACTTCCACTCCTGGAAGGAgcatctgaaaagcatttgGAGTTATTTACTGATAGAATTGATAGAAATGACTTCTAGCAAGCTGTCCTGACTTGTGATAAAACACCTATGTGCTGAAGTTAGAATCTACAAGACTTTTTATCCAGCCTTTGGACGTTTAGCTCTACCACGAGTGgaagatagatagatagatttGTCTTGAGCATACAGGAGACACACAGTAGATAGAACTTGTTTGTATCAGACTTAAAAGACTTCTTTataaagatttctttatttcagattGCTCCTTGCAAGTTTCTCTGCTTCTTAATTTCATGTACTAATTTTTTTAGGCCATGTTAGGGAAAGGAGAGAGTTGAGAACTTATACCAGGACAGAAAGATGGGGTTAGAGATGTCCAAGGATTCTGCTGTATATATCCCAGGAAATGGTTATACAGAAGGAATAATTCTTCAGTCAGAAGCAGTATGATTACAGTTGAATTACAACAAAACTATTAAACTTATAACCATTCCTAAGTCTTTTGGATTTGCCATGAGCCATTTTGCCTGAGCAGAGAAGTCATGAGTGTTAATAGCTTCAATTTTAGGCTTATGCAGGAAACTCTATGATTTCTGATCTCACCTAAATGATTAAATTCCATCGAAGTGCTCCCACAGTGCACAAAAGTTGATCTGAATGTAGAGGTTTGTGAGGTTTGGCTATAAGTAAGATTTGGCTGAAAAGGTGTATGAATCACTCTGAAAAATGGGCAGGGAAGAAATTGGGCATTCATGCTTTTCAACAATGTTATTGATGGTATATTTGTCTCCAGGACATTACCCTGTGCTGGAAAGCCACAGCTATGTAATTTCTTAGCTAAAGTGGTAGCCACAAGCCTGCTGTAGCCCTTCCTCCGATGCTCTGGAAGAGTATAACCATGAATCATGGTGGCAAACTGGTCCGTCAGGCTCCAGGAGAGGGGGTACCCATTGTCATCCAAGACACAGACACTGGGGAAGCAGCAAATGAGGTTAGCAAGGTACTTTTGGCACCTTGGGTTGTCTCCCCGTGACCAGGTTTTGCTGAGCAGACTGGCATGGGAGATGTCCAGGCAAGCCAACGTTAAGTTAGGGTCCATCCTAAGAGACAGTACACAAAGGGTGTTAGACAGAAAGCTGTGCCTCACATTCTCCGAGCAACTGCACTAGATTTAACGCTGCCTTCTCCAGTCAAATAGATTTCCAGGTCTATATCAGAAAGGGGAATCAAAGTGAGCTGATTTCATTAGGCTGGAAGTTTGGAAATAATTATAGAGGGCAGCACCACCCCATTTTAGAGTTTGAGTTTGAGCTCCTGAGTCCACACAACACGTTCCAGAGGCACCTTGTTCCTTACAGGAAGAGTGGAGAACATGTTAAGGAAGGCAAGGAGCCTCAGTGACATATTAGGTAGCACAGGG
Proteins encoded:
- the GLYATL3 gene encoding glycine N-acyltransferase-like protein 3 isoform X1; protein product: MCAFSSMSLVQPLVYSMCATLAGLKLPVSSWLSILQVYGAVMNINRGNPFRKEVVVDSWPDFKAVITRPQRENEMDDLDHYTNAYAVFYKELQAYQELLENPNAVNWGQIFQIQGLQDGICEISKTVALSKQVDVKISSFQMVIHSDPDTLPDVRPQMDPNLTLACLDISHASLLSKTWSRGDNPRCQKYLANLICCFPSVCVLDDNGYPLSWSLTDQFATMIHGYTLPEHRRKGYSRLVATTLAKKLHSCGFPAQGNVLETNIPSITLLKSMNAQFLPCPFFRVIHTPFQPNLTYSQTSQTSTFRSTFVHCGSTSMEFNHLGEIRNHRVSCISLKLKLLTLMTSLLRQNGSWQIQKT
- the GLYATL3 gene encoding glycine N-acyltransferase-like protein 3 isoform X2, with product MLVLNCSTKLQMLEKMLRWSFPESLKVYGAVMNINRGNPFRKEVVVDSWPDFKAVITRPQRENEMDDLDHYTNAYAVFYKELQAYQELLENPNAVNWGQIFQIQGLQDGICEISKTVALSKQVDVKISSFQMVIHSDPDTLPDVRPQMDPNLTLACLDISHASLLSKTWSRGDNPRCQKYLANLICCFPSVCVLDDNGYPLSWSLTDQFATMIHGYTLPEHRRKGYSRLVATTLAKKLHSCGFPAQGNVLETNIPSITLLKSMNAQFLPCPFFRVIHTPFQPNLTYSQTSQTSTFRSTFVHCGSTSMEFNHLGEIRNHRVSCISLKLKLLTLMTSLLRQNGSWQIQKT